The genomic interval AGCCAGGTCCCATGGATGGGCCCAGACTGAGGGCACCGCTGAGGCTGGTTCAGGCCCTTCTGTAGGCACCAGCGTGGGATCACTTGCCCCTGCAGCGTGGCTTCCAGCTTCCAGGTTTCTACCATACTTGCCCGTAAAGAGTGTGAGGGTGATCTGGGCAAAACTTACATTCCTAGGGCTTTCCAGGTTTATAGCCAACACGCAAAATGTCCAGCTGTGGACCCAGAGCTGGGAAATCTGCCATCTGCATCAAAAGGGCAAAAGGGCTGCAATGGAAGCCTGCAATGGTCTATGCCCGCGCTCTGACACAGCAAGCACCAATTTACAAGAGAAGCGTGTGGATTTGACCAGGGCTCTTTGCAAGTGTCAACCTCTCCACAGTGCACCACCACATGcttcagctgctgagctgcaaagctgcactTGGTGGCATGGCCAGAGCCAGCCTGCCATGGCCCAGGCATGTTCAGGTGCCTTCCAAGAGAATTAGGAAATAATGAGAAGACTAAGCCAGCTGGGACTGTGCAAATACATGTAACTCTGCAGAGGAGCCCTGACGTAAGCAGTAGACTGAAAGGTAGGTGCCTGTATATGTTGATCCCTTCCTATTCACagtgggaaaagagaagagaggcaaagaTGGAGATATTTGACATACAGGCTCGCGATTGCAAGTAGCACAGTTAAAGCTAGTTTTTAGGGTTACCACACTTGATTTAGGCCTTGAGTAGAGTCCCCAACAGAAACCCAGCACATAAAGATGATTTTAGTGCTCTTTTGCCCTGGGCAGAATAGAAGTACTGGATTATTCACTGCTTTCCACATTTAACCTCTGCCTTTGAAAGCAGTTTACATATAAGGCCTGAAGAGCTGGTGTACGTTAAACTGTACACTCCATGGCGTTTCTTTGGATTACAGTCTGGGGGCACAGGATCCTTAGATTTCTATATGGAAGTGCTCAGCTGGACTTAGCAAACAGTAAGAAATAGCTCAGAATAATTTAGGACTGCAGTCTCCTTCGCAGGTAGCCAAATCAGCTAAGAAAGCATGTCACAAAATGTGTTGAATATATCCAGGAGGGTAGCAAAGGCGTACTGAAGACAGAGGGGGACACTTTTGTTGGCTGTACTTTGCTCTATGTTAGAGAGATCTAAGCAGTAATTGAAAGAGAAGGGTCTTTATCCTTTTTGGAGTCTGCCCAGCTCAAACCCTGCCTGTCTGATCTCAACCTAAAACAtagaaaaatgatgttttcttAATCTTACCGTTGCATTTGTTGCTTTATGTGCTCACCTGTGAGGTGGTAGAGTGGGGAGACCTCTCTGGAAGATGTTCTCAGGACTATTGCTAATCGTGGGTCACGGTTTGCTGCCTTTGGCTGAGGTCAATTTAGTGATCACTTCCCACAGTTCACTGATTCACTGCATCAGGTTACTTACAGCCTAACGTTCAGTTTTTTATTTCCAAGAAATTTTTCCATACTTTTTTTGTACGTTTTTCACCTGAGCTTTTGGCcattaatttcaaattttttctCCAAAAGCGAGCAATTGCAGGTGCTGTTCTTTCACGTGTGGCACTGTTTATTAAGCCATTTAAGCTGCCATTTACTGCCAGCTACAAGAGACAGCCCAACTCGTAGCACAGCAGTCCTCTGTTGAATAGAAAAGACAGATTCTCTCCACTTAGTGTCTCTTCTTCCACATGTATTTAACACTTTCTGGGAGAAGCCAGCGTGatgacaatatttttaaaaacagctggcGCTTTTCCAGACTCTTTGGAACAAATGAAGGGCTTCACGGTGCTGGGAAAGAATGCAAAGagccttttccctttgcttcagTAGACAGCTGATCAGGATCCAAGCTTCCTTTAGTCAATGTGGCAGATCTACTATTCAAGAACATAAGGTCAGCATGAATTGTATCTATACTGAGCTTTAACTTTCCACATTACTTCAACCGAGAGCTCAGTGGGCTCCAAGTTTTCCCTTGTCAGTGCAGCAGATCTAATATGCAAGAATTTCAGGACCACAAGAATTGTAATATGTACTGAGCTTTTTCTTAATGCACGTAAGACTTTGCTGTTCAATCTCGCATGAGGGCATACTCGTGATTTAGTAGCTGTGAAGGCATTTCGTATCTGATCTCTGTTTGTGGGCTGTCAGATAGGGGTGCCTATGCACCTTTTCCCCTTCATTAAATGTTTATTCTGTTTAAATTCCGCGGAGCAGTCGCTGTTTTCTACTTTGCATATGCAATGTGCAGTCCGAGTCCCAAAGCTGGTGGGACCCCTGTGGGTTActataatgaataataataaaaaaaagcatggtGAGTCCTTCCAGTCAACACTACTGACTTTTAACTTTTTCAGCACTAGGAAAATAACAATATTGATATTTGCCAAAATATTATAACAGATTGATCTAAATATAGTGCAAGACCATCAGGAATGCAAGCTCTTCATCTGGTCTGATACAAGCTAGCCTGAAACTTCAAATTAAGTACAGTTGCCTGAGTTTGATTAACCAGATGAGAGCTTGTTATGATGGAGGTTTTTCTGGTTTGCTGGcttatttgttttgcttgcaCTGATGGGTTTGGAATAGGTTTGTTAAAAGATGTTTTCTCAGTGTTCCTGAAGGTTTATGACCATACCACGTGTGTGGAGTTGTATGCAGTAGTCAGAAAGCTGCCCCAGAAAGGCCTCTTTGTTGTATAATATAGCTCTAGCTGTAAGATGATGTATGCGATGGACCATCCATGAAAGAAGGGAACTGAATTTAAGAATTCTGGTGGAGTTTTTTTGGCCAAAGCTGAATTTCACAACAGGGGCTTGTAACCACAACTGGGAGTTGATTCACCACTGAAAGGTGCCCAAGGTTTCTTTTACAAATATAGACCTGACTTGCTACGGGTTATACAGGGCTTTGCTTAAAGTACATTAAggtattttgtgattctgtaactcCTATTTTCTCATGTTCTCTCTAAAAATATCTGCTTTCCGTGTCCAAAGATACCCGAGCACTTCCAGCAATAACAAATGAGCTCTCTTGTGCACCACACCATTTCCATGCTCCTTTGAATGATTTAGCTCAGTATTGGCAGAATTTGAAGCCACCTGACAGGAGAGAAAATCTGGCCAGGCAACTTAAACATTAGTCAAGAAGTGATTACTGCTATTTTAACATGGACAAAGAGCAAAAGAGGCTTGTTCAGAGGAGAGCGCAGTAGACAGTCCGCCCTGGGAACAgtggccggggggtggggggacaggggccGGGGTTAGTGACAAGAGGAGACAGGCAGAAATTTTCAACGCTCAGATTTCTGTGACTGCATATACTGAGGAAACAAGTGCTATTTTATCACAGTAGGCAGATCTCTTTTCCGGAAGACAGAAGGAATAAGAGCTGTTGTAGCTGTATTCATGCATTTAGGGCTTATCTGCAGCAGCAATCTTCAGCCTTCACAGGCTCCCAAGCAACAAAACTGAGCAGAGAAAGAGCTGGGAGCAACATTACACTTTGCTTTCCCTCTGAGCTCTAGAGAGACCTAACTCTTTTTTCCTGCGAAACAGGAATATTCCTATTTCACACACAGGAAGTCAGAACCCAGTGAGTTCAGGGAACGTGATGGAGGtcacacaggagagctggaaATGGAGCCTGAAGCCAGAGGAGTCACCCACCGCCTGCTCTGCCCATCAGTAGATAGCAAAAATGCTAGTGTCACCAAAGAGCAAAGCTTGCCTTCACTGCAAAGAGCCATCACTGGTACAGAGGCAAATgactgtgcacacgcacacacacacaggcacacacatactCACACAAAGTTGACTGTTATCACCTAATGGGTGAGAACTGGGACTCAGGAGGGGCTTGAACTCAATTCCCACCTCCATTGGACTCTTTGAGTAGGATTTAGCTCCTAATTGCAAGTACCTAAATGTTGTCAAGATGCCCCAGCTGTGAGCCCCAGCTCTCACTAAGGCCAACAAAAATCTACCCAATATAGTTGGCGGAGTCTGTAGGAAGATTCatctcaccccaaaacagagtatTTGGTCACCCGAATCACTCTCCAAACACCACTGACACATAGCCACCAGCATTCGGACACCTACACATTGGTGTCCGCAGTTGAGAATTGAATCGCGCCCTCCATCTCATACCACCAGTTTGGATAACTATCACAAGCAATGCATAATAGCTCTTCCCCTGAGGGCTCTTGTTTGCTAAGCGCGTACGTAACTCACGGCTCTTACTCTGCATCACGTGCCATTCAGTAAGTCTGGGATCTTAATTGGGACCTCTTGGTGCTTCTGCAGTACAACCACGGACAGCAGGTAGGTGCTGGGATTGCTTGGGGCGGTTGGCAAGGGAGCGCAGCACAGGTTGTCTCTGGAACCTCCATGTCCATTGGACCCTTGTTGCTATGGCAGCAGCATCCTCCCTCCAGATCCAGCTGCATAAGACCAAGGAGCAGGTGATTCAGAGACAGAAATCATCCAGGAAAGTCCTCTTCCATCTGTAGATCCTAGCCAACTTTTGACATCCCGTGAATAGCTTATGCTTTCCCTTggctcttcctccctcaggagggCTACAATGGCCTTTCGCTCTTTGTGCCTTGAGAGGAAAATCATGTGGTTTTTTTATTGATGTGCCAGAGACTAATGTTTCAGCAAGTCAGTTCTTCCCAGGAAGCTTATTATTGGTAACAGTGAGAGGAGGGCTGAAGGTGAAAGACTTTGGGTGAAATTCATCTCCACGTTTTTCCAGATAATTTGTGTTGCAATGGAGAAGGATGAAGAATTGAAATCCAGAAAACCCTCTTTGTTCTCTTTGGCACTGAGATTTATTTGGCGAGGAGGAAAGagattaattataaaaaaaatgaggagaggaagaaacacagcccatcctgctgctgcagccccgtggACTAATGGTAAGAGCTGGAACGGGCTGGCATGTCAAGTATTTATACCCAAAAGTTTCACTGTGTTACCTCCGAACGCACCGTCTATTGTGCTGTAAACTGGACTTGCATCGCCAAAACCTCTCGTCTAGAAAAACAATGTCTTCCTTCAAGTTCAGAAAGTAGTTGACTAAATATTCTGTCGTTATTATTTTCCAGCTATAGTATCAAATGGGGAGCTATAGCGGGAAGATACAGTGCAAGGAAACAttccagaaagaagaaatagcccctggaggaagggatggagcaaactaggaaaaaggaaaaacgttCCCAGAATCAAGGCATCCCATTTGCAAAGAAGGAAATAGCTGGtctgggaagaaggaaagaagaggttTATCAGGATAGTAAGACTTAGTGAACAGCATTGTATTTGAACAATTCCcatataaagaaattattttctggttttcagACAAAGAATGTCAAAGCCATCCCacgagaaaaaaaagtatttgggtAGAAGCCTTTTTATGGCCTTCTACAAACAACAGAAACCAAACAACCTCCTCtaaattttaatatgattttgaTAGAAAAATAGGGACAATATCACCTGTCAGTAAAGCACCTGTTTCACATCCTGCATCATCAGTCATTGAGCTGCACAAAACATATTTATAGCATATATAATGATACCGTTACCTGTGTTCACAGAGAAGTTCAACTGGCCAAGCTTTCAAAAACAGAAATCTAAATCCAGATTGAAGTACCTCCTATAAACACAGGCCTGAGTTTCAAATCCACTCATCCACCGCTTCTTCCCAACGACTTTTGTCGGAGCAACCCATTTGAAAACTCGGGATACTCATTTATAGCAAGTGCTTACAGATGGATTTAGAATCCCGTACTGACTTTTGAAAAGCATCTGGTCTTTGCTATAGCTATGCTTAGTTTTAGCTCCATTACTTGTTCTTGTTCAAACAGTGCAAGACACAATAGCATTTACATTGGGTGCCAAATTCAGGCATACAACCGTTAAGAGCATAATCTGAGTATGAGCCTAATATTTGTGTAAGTGCTGTTCATGATTTCCAGGAGGGGAGCTGGGAAGTGTAATATAACCCAAGGATGGAGGTTCTTCATAAACAGCCAGGATGACAATGAAGCAAAGTCCCAGTGAGAAAGCCGGTCATGCCTTTCAGCTCCACCCAGCATCACTTATTTTGAATCAATGGTTTTAAACTTTGTGAAATGACATCACTATAGGGGACCAGCTGGTCAGTGTCAGCGGTGGGCATCAGATACCCAGCTGCCATAAGGACTGTACTTGTGTAAGTATTGTATGCTCTGCTGTTTTAGAGTTTTACAAACGTTAAGTTTTTCAGTAGCATAACCACACTTGTTAGATATCACTGGATCTTTATTTTTTGATGTTAAGAAATGTTAAGAGCAAGATGAATAATAGAAGTCTCACCAAGTAAAGAGGTAATTCTATCAACTTCAGTTATATCTATCCATAAGGCTTCACAGTAGTAGGAAAATAGACCTAAGCTAGCATCAGACATGTTAGCCATTAGTTCTGCATCTTAGAGGTGTCTGCAGAAAATCAGCAACTATTATTTTGATGACAGTTGAAAGAAGGTTTGCAAACTTGTGGAACAAAATGATATAATTTAGTCATTTTCTATGAGATAATAATGATGTTCTAATCAAAAAATGTACTCTGATATAATTATCGTACCTCTTTATGAGCCTGCCTCAGGAGCACAGTAAAAGAataaatgggaatatttttaCCATGCCATGTGAGAAAAAGCTCTCAAAGTTTTATTTGTGTCATTTGATGCGCATTCTGGAGATGGAATCTCATGTCTGGCAACCTCCTGGGGCCACATCCAGAAGAGGTTTCAGGCACATAAATCAGGAACAGACTTAAAGATGGGACTCATGGATAAGCACAGGTGCCTTGTGCCCTAGAAGGCCTTAGGGCATCTCCCCTggcttccagctgcagctccaAAGGATATAGGTCTCCTTTTGTCATTTTCTGCCAGATCACCTACAGACATCTTATATATTCTTGGGTGTCTTAAATGGTGCCATGTGCCTATGCTTAGGCACCTGGATTGCTTCCTACATGCTAGCATCAAAATTGCTATCCTAAGGAGTCATCCAGCTGAACTTAGTAGATGCTTTCTTGGACTACCTGGAGGTCCCTGTGTCCTGTGACAACAACACAGCTCCAGTGGCCCCGAGCTGAGCGTGGGACTGGCAAGGAGGCAGGAATTGTCAGTGGCAATCCCTGGGCCACTTGTCCAGTTCTCCCTGTGGCCTATACAACAGGCTGAAAGGAGTTTGTCTGACTTTTACCTAAAGCCTGTTTCGTACAAAATACATAAACTGTCAAGGAAGCAAGGACCAAAATCCACATTTCCCCTCTCCCATCCAGGTGGCTATAGAATTTGATGCTTTTGGTTTTCTCCTGCAGCATAATACAGCTTCAATAGACAGGGGAGAAACTGTTGCAATCCTCAACAGAGTCTATCATCTTGAAATTAGCACTGTTTTCCTAGGAGAGGGGATCTGTGGATTTGAGTCACCACAGCAcagaaaagggaggggagaggaattGCCCTGGCAAGGATTCTGGCTTGTTCCTCCTCCATCTGCTGTGTTTTCAAGAGTCAGTCTGCTCTGTTTTTGCACAGAAACCTATCCAAAATTGCTATGCAAGGCTGTCTGTCCACAGCACTGTCTGTCCAAGGGGCAGGACAGGACACGATCCCCTGTGGTTTCCCTGTGGTCAGCTCAAGGAGGTCCTGTTTCTGCACACAGGTCTCTCTGGGATTATCCTTCAGAGGCACCTAATTCTCCTCCTCCACTCTGCCATGGCACTTAGCTCTGGCTTTTGGACTTACATGGTAGCACCAACTCTAAGCAGTTATGTCCTCCACTAAATGTGGCCCTCTGTCTGGTTGGGGAAGATATCCTAACATATAATCTTCAATGCACAAATTGTCACCCTAAATCTGCCTCATCCTCATTGTGCTGCTAGAGTAAAACTACAGTGAGTGAAAGTCTGTATGACTTCCTACCTGCTGAAGCGCTGGAAGTACGGCGCTTCAGCAGGGTTGTGCCGGAGTCCATGAAATGCATCAGGACATGGGGTATGTACATAACCTATCTAGACTACAGACGACCTGGCCCAAAATATTAGTGGTATCATGTTCTGTGCCAGTGACCACAACAAAATGAGCTAAGTAAAAGAAATACTAtctttgctttaaagaagagaCTATTTGCAGTTGATAATGGGCTGTGAGCCTGTTGCTGGTGCTGCCAGTGATGGCTGTAACTGAACTGCCATTATCCTGACTGCTGCTGACAGCAATCCCATGGAGCAGAAATGCAGCAGGTCCTATTTACTGATATTTCTGCTGTGAATAAAGGGGAATTGCCTACCGAGGAGACTCACCAAAAGTGTAGGGACAGCAGAGTCGTTGTCAAACCCCACTTTGGTTGAGAAGAAATGGCTGTTGTTTCAGTAGCTGCTCTGTGACTCAAGTAATAACACGCTCCGGGCAATTAGTTTTTGGCACATTTATTCACccaatttttcctctgttctagGCATGTGGTATGGTATGGAGTGGTATGGAGGTACATATGTGGTATGGAGTGCACTAGCACTCCAGTTCAGGCAGCCCAGCTCAGTGGGCACACCAGGTCTTGCAGGGATCCTCACACAGACTGGAGGCAAATTAGTGGGCCCAGGAGCAACTTGAGAGTGAAGCTGAAcatctctgctttcctccttccccctgacCTCTCAGTGCACCTCCTGCTGTGACAGGCGGGTTTAGGAGCCTGGAAGCAGCATTAGGAGAAACCAGCAGAACCCAAATTCTCCTGTGTTCACTGAGAGCCCCTGTAGGTCTCCCCTCTGCTTGCCCCTGGGATAGCTCATCCCGGTTCCTCTGATGGAGCCATCCGCTCTCAGGCCTGTGTGGTAACTGCAGAGGAGGCGAGAGTGAGGAGCTGACCAGATGTCACTAAAAGATGCCTTGGCCATACCTAAAACGCCAGGAAGAAGATGGGGGTATGTCGCTGCCAGCGGCCCAGCTCAGCtttgagaggagaggagaggcctGGGATGAGGAGGGAAGAGGTCTACGACACAAGCACAGGCGTGACAGCAGTGTcacccaccagctgtcccaggtGGAAACAGGGCTGTCTGGGAGGACTTGTGTGGCCAGATCTCCAGTACCCAATGCTATTTGCAACCAGGGCAGCTTGGGCTGTCCATCCAATCTGTCACCATGCATTGAACTGCCACAGAGGCATGGcaccctccctgcttcctcagtcATCAACTGAGAGCAGGCACATATTGCAGTTTTCTACCTTGCCTTTGCTGCCCCTGAGGCCTTTGCTGACTATACAGCAAGGGATAGACAGGCTTATAATATCTTAATAAGCAAGACGTTTTATTTACAAAGCAACCTGCTCCCTGCTATGGAGCTGGAGGGACTCTATAATAagtcaaaataaatataatggaGCAAAACAAGTAAGTAATCAGCTTTAATCCTAGCTGTAGAATTATTGGGCAAATTAGTAAATAGAAAATTAGattattgtttttttctcattgcttAAGTTTCTCATGATTCTGCAAAGAGTAATTTTACCTGAGACGCTGTGAAGGGACAAGAGACACAGCAGGGCAGGGACATAGACTGATCCTCACACAACTCCGCACCCCACTCACAACCACAGGCACCTGGAATCACTTTGGAAAACGACTTAGAGAAATCCTGGCCTTATATTGTGGAGCACAGATTCACATTCAGATACCGCAGCAATTTGTGCTTTCTGAATCCTGGgcaaggatttcttttttgctCTAGGTAAATGTCTTCATTTGTGGTAGAATGCCATTTTAAGCCGGTTATGACATAGGTTTTAGTGGCATCGTCACTGACACCCGTCACTCTTCTCTCTGTTGGGCCACAGGGTGAGACACGCTGGGTTGGGCTTGGCCTCGGCCCCCTCTGCCAGCGACGAGCGCGTGGGCAAGTCCATGAGCAAGAGCTGCCATTGCCACTGGATGTCCTGCTTTCCTTATTTCAACTCCCGTCAGCAGAAGCTCATCAAGAAGCTGTGGGCTGAGAAAGCTTTCCGGGAGGAGATTCAAAGTTTTCGGGAGACAATGAGGAGctttcgggagaaaatcaaggcCTTTCGGGAAAAAATCAGAGCTTTCAGGATCGCCATCCAAGCCttctgggaggaggaaaaagccaTCTGGGAGGAGGAAACTGCCTTTCGTGAGGACGAAAAGGTTtttcaggaggaagagaaagcctTCTGGAGGGATTATCGTGACTTCTGGAAGGAATACAATGCTTTCTGGAAGAAGGATGAGGATTTCTGGAAAGAGGATCAGCTCCTCTGGGAGAAAAACAGGGTCCTTCTGGATGAGGACATCACCCTATGGGCAGAAGAGATAGCCCTGTGGGCAGATGAAAAAGCTctcctggaagaggagagagctttatggaaggaggaggaagccctccgagaagatgagcaaacTCTCCAGGAGGATGAAATATTTATCTGGGAGGGGGCCTTTGGTCCCGAGAGAGAACGACTGCTTCTGGCTGTGGCTGTTGTTGCTGAgacgcacagccctgctggctgcagaggaaaagcatagctggagagaaagaaggaaagtacAAATTACTCTGCTAGGCTCAGAAACTCACATATACTGACGTGGCTACTTCATTTAACTTGTGCTGTGCTTCAACCAGGTCTCCGAAATAGCAGCTCTCATTCCAAAAAACTCAATAAAAACCCTACGGAGTAAAtcacagcagggttttggtttgtGCTATTTGCATTAAGGTGATTGTGCTCGTGTTTTCAGGACATGGCACTAATCGATGAGAATCTTCTGATCCCCCATATTTAAGAGTCACCGCTAAGACTCCTAGATGGGGAAACCCTTACTGTTTCATCAGGCCAGAGCTCCAGCCTCCCCTGGATATCACTGCTCTCGGGACCATGATGGGAGCGTTTACTAGCCCCGGTTTACCTCACGCTGCAGCCATCTAGATGAAAGCCTCTCCGACATGGGCAGAGGACGTGCAGAGAAGTGGGAAGGACTGAAAAAAGCAACAGCGTGAGGACAAGACGCAAGCCAAAGGGAAAGGTGGCAGTGAGTGATTCCCCCCTTAAGCAAGGGGGAAATAAATTTAGCAGTGAGAGTGTCTGTGCGTGTAAGTGtaaaagcaggaggagaggacACATTCAAGGattattttggattttgtttgtgcTATTATTTACCTGCTGAGCTTCTACTGCCAGAGCACTTGGCGCTGTAGCGTACAGAAAATCTCTTACGGAACTTCTTACagaaaaatcatagaaaaatcaCTCTGCAACGCAACATGTGGCCAATATCTAGCAATATTTTACGCGATCGGAGCATAGATCCAATGCCTTCTGCTGAGAAAAGCAGCTGGGGCACAGAGAAACAGGCTGttttcttgcctttcctttctgaTGCTCTGTTTTTTCCAAGGAGGAGCTAAACTCACATGTTTCAGATTCTCAGAGGCAGAGCTGTAAGGGCTGATGTAGAGTTGAATTTATATTTGACCCTCTACATTGAGTAGAGTTGCATCTACATTTGACCCAGGACAGTGGGGGACAAAAGCAGATGTGAGAAATACTGGTCTCACTCAAATCAACCATTGAATTTTTCTCTGGTGTGGTAGCATTAGTAGCTCATTCCTCTTCGATATGGGATTTTCCCCTGAAAAGGCTCAAGGGCACGCTGTAAGAAGCCTTTACAATTGCTGCTGAAGAACCTGATAACTTCTGCAACTGTCAGATATATTGAGGCTGTCACTCAAGTCCATCATGCAAGTTCAGTCCTTTTGGAGCTGCTGGAGGATAAGGCTGGCTGTCCTCTTTAATTATGCTCAAAACAAATTATATGCTAtgtctttcctgaaaaattcatgaatattttttgttCAATGAATAGCTAGCTCATTAAAAAGCCAGCTGACTCAGCCAAGGTAGGAATGTTCTGCAACCTTTGTTATTGTTATTCTACTATTACCATGTAACCTAGAGATGGAAATGACCTCATAGGCCATTCGATCCCACTTCCTGCAAATGCAGGAGCAGCCCTGCGTTAGAGTTTTATCATTAGATACTGTAGAGGGAAAGAACCTTTCAGAAAACAACAATAGTCAAAAGGTACTtgtcatttaatatattttaatgtcaaAAAAGTCAAGAATTTAACTCAGTTATTCAGATCCACATGTCAAATTAACATCTATTTATACTAAAATTAGATATAATTTCCCTTATGAAGAACCTGAAGCACATGAAATGCTCTTATGAGAGATcctcttcactttttctttcacatgagagcagagcagtgcttctCTGCCGAGAGTGCTGTCATTATAATGCAAAGTTGTGAAACTtgcacagtgcagcacagaagAGCTACAAGTTTAGCTGGAGAAAAGGATATGCCAATGTGCTTTTAGACTGCCGGTAGCTCCCCTGAAAATATTTCACCTGGACTTGCCTGAAGAACTTTAGATATTTGAAGCATTGACTCACCAAAACTAGGATGGAAGGATGTGCAGAAGCTGCAAAAGCCACCTGctcctcagaagcagctgcaccTGTAATGCGCTAGGCAAACGCTTGTCTaagttgttttatttcatttaatttccagtGCTAGAGTTGCACAACCACCACCTCCTTTCTAGGGCTTTACAAGCctccttgttttaatttttctgtggtgCCTAAGCTGAATCTCCGTAACTGCAGTTCTGACCTCTTTGACCTTGCAGTTTCACCTGCTGTCCTACCCACAGTAGACATGGAGAATAGTCCTTCCTTTCACCCCACTTTTATCCATCTGAAGCCTCTCCACCTAAGTATCCCTTGACTAACCAGCCCTagctccttctctcttccttcgcTTTAGGCACCTGAAATGTCTCTGTCCTGCCTCCTGGCCCTCCCTCCGGAAGCCTGAAAACCTGGGACTTGGCGGTTTAAGCTGAGCGGAACCGAGGTAACCTGAGACTGGAATCAAACTTCTTGTGGTTGCTGTTCAAACACAGAAGCACAAAGAAAACAGCACAACAAGTGGTGTAACCT from Struthio camelus isolate bStrCam1 chromosome 1, bStrCam1.hap1, whole genome shotgun sequence carries:
- the CCDC70 gene encoding coiled-coil domain-containing protein 70, translated to MSKSCHCHWMSCFPYFNSRQQKLIKKLWAEKAFREEIQSFRETMRSFREKIKAFREKIRAFRIAIQAFWEEEKAIWEEETAFREDEKVFQEEEKAFWRDYRDFWKEYNAFWKKDEDFWKEDQLLWEKNRVLLDEDITLWAEEIALWADEKALLEEERALWKEEEALREDEQTLQEDEIFIWEGAFGPERERLLLAVAVVAETHSPAGCRGKA